A section of the Entelurus aequoreus isolate RoL-2023_Sb linkage group LG21, RoL_Eaeq_v1.1, whole genome shotgun sequence genome encodes:
- the LOC133638305 gene encoding arrestin domain-containing protein 3-like translates to MVLGKVRALAVCFDTLNESNLPVFSGGEMVSGRVLVDVTGDVRVRSLDVTARGVAKVRWTESRNAGANTAYTQNYTEEVEYLQHRDCLIGEDRDEDAVDDASTLLRAGLHEFAFSFHLPQMALATSFEGKHGSVRYWVKAQLQRPWMLPVKTKKEFIVFEHIDINTPLLLAPQAGSKEKTLCCWFCASGPISLSAKIARKGYTPGDSIQIFAEVENCSSRVVVPKAALYQTQTFFAKGKGKEIQQLVSNLRGEPLAQGRSQSWEGKLLKIPPVSPSILDCPIIRVEYALVVYVDVPGGLNLSLSLPLVIGTIPLHAASSRTSSVSSHGSASSWVGVAVRPEAPPSYNDLAFSEAHRRHCLRGSEEHHHVHEATSLLTYISEFRYLPPPLYSEVDPYPDPAGACCVQEATTLETCPSR, encoded by the exons ATGGTTCTGGGTAAAGTTCGGGCTCTGGCCGTGTGCTTCGACACCCTGAACGAGAGCAACCTGCCAGTGTTCTCCGGCGGGGAGATGGTGTCGGGGCGGGTTCTGGTGGACGTCACCGGGGATGTTCGTGTCAGGAGTCTGGACGTGACCGCGCGGGGGGTCGCCAAGGTCCGCTGGACCGAGTCCCGGAACGCCGGGGCCAACACCGCCTACACGCAGAACTACACCGAGGAGGTGGAGTACCTGCAGCACCGGGACTGTCTCATCGGCGAGGACAGAG ACGAGGACGCCGTGGACGACGCCTCCACGCTGCTTCGCGCCGGCCTGCACGAGTTCGCCTTCAGCTTCCACCTGCCGCAGAT GGCGTTGGCGACGTCGTTCGAGGGCAAGCACGGCAGCGTGAGGTACTGGGTCAAAGCCCAGCTCCAGCGTCCTTGGATGCTCCCGGTGAAGACCAAGAAGGAGTTCATCGTCTTCGAGCACATCGACATCAACACGCCGCTGCTGCTG GCTCCTCAGGCGGGTAGCAAGGAGAAGACGCTGTGCTGCTGGTTCTGCGCCTCAGGTCCCATCTCGCTGAGCGCCAAGATCGCCCGTAAAGGCTACACGCCAG GCGACTCCATCCAAATCTTCGCGGAGGTGGAGAACTGCTCGTCGCGCGTGGTGGTGCCCAAGGCGGCGCTCTACCAGACGCAGACGTTCTTCGCCAAGGGCAAGGGCAAAGAGATCCAGCAGCTGGTGTCCAACCTGCGCGGCGAGCCCTTGGCGCAGGGAAGGAGTCAAAGCTGGGAGGGCAAGCTGCTGAAGATCCCCCCCGTGTCCCCGTCCATCCTGGACTGTCCCATCATACGGGTGGAGTACGCCCTCGTG GTGTACGTGGACGTCCCAGGGGGTCTCAACCTGTCCCTGTCCTTGCCGCTGGTGATCGGGACCATCCCGCTGCACGCCGCCAGCTCACGCACGTCCAGCGTCAGCAGCCACGGCAGCGCGTCCAGCTGGGTGGGAGTCGCCGTGCGTCCCGAAG CGCCCCCGAGCTACAACGACTTGGCCTTCTCTGAGGCGCACCGGCGCCACTGCCTGCGCGGCAGCGAGGAGCATCATCACGTACACGAGGCCACCTCTTTGCTCACCTACATCAGCGAGTTCAGATACCTGCCCCCCCCACTCTACTCTGAG